AGTTCTCCGCGCGCTCCGCGTCTCCGCGTGAGCCCGGACGGGTACAGCCGAGCCTCGGGCCCAAGTACCTTTCAAGCCGTCCGCCCGATCGAAGTACCCGAGGGTTCGTGGAATGCCGTTACGTGAGGAGTTCGTCTCGGCCGGCAACTGGCTCTTCCGCTGGCGGAGCTACTTGCCGGTCGTCCTGTTCGTTCCGGTCGTCGTCGTGACGTGGGCGCGCGCGCGCGCCGGCGAGGTGCCCGTGCCCGATCGCGGCTGGGACCTCTTCTGTCTGCTCGTGTCGATGGCGGGCGTCGCCGTGCGTGCGCTCGCCATCGGATCGGCGCCCGCCGGCACGTCGGGGCGCAACACCGCCGAGGGACAGATCGCCAGCACGGTGAACACGACCGGGATGTACTCGATCGTTAGGCACCCGCTGTACGTCGGCAACTTCCTGAACTGGCTCGGCGTCGCGCTGTTCCCGCGGTCGGCGTGGCTCGCGCTCGTGATCTCGCTCGCGTTCTGGCTGTACTACGAGCGCATCATGTTCGCCGAGGAGGAGTTCCTGCGCGGCAAGTTCGGCGACGTGTACGAGCGGTGGGCCGCCGAGACGCCCGCGTTCCTCCCCGACCCGCGCCGGTGGCGCGCGCCGACGCTGCCGTTCTCCGGTCGCAACGTGCTGAAGCGCGAGTACTCCGCCGTCTTCGGCGTCGTCGCGTGCCTCACCGCCCTCGACGTCGTTCGCGAGAGCGCCGCGCGCGGTGAGGCCGCGGTGGATCCGATGTGGGTCGGCATCTTCCTCGCCGGGCTGGTGCTCTATCTCCTCCTCCGCACGCTCAAGCGGCACTCGAGCGTGCTGCACGTGGAGGGGCGGTAGGCCGCTCGCGCCGGGCGTCGCTCCGGGAGCGTCACCACTCGTCGCCGTTCGGGGCCGGCTGGCCGGCGACGGCGGGGATGGCGATGGCGCGCCGTCACTTGACGGCTGCGCCGATGGATCGATACTAGCCGCACGGGTCCCACGACCACCCGAGCCCGGAGGGAATCACCCCGATCACCGTCGACTCACCCCGACCAGGAGCGCAGCCTAACGACCGCGTCTTCACGACTCCCACCTGTGAGGAAACCATGCAAGCGCAAATCATCACGTATCAGCTGGATGATATCTCGCAGGCGGAATATCTGAGAAAGATGGTCGAGCCGGACGCTCCCGTGCTGGCCAATGTGAATGGCCTCATTTCAAAGGTCTGGCTGGCGGACGAGGAAAGAAACGCGTTCGGGGGCTTCTACTTGTGGGAGAGCAAGGAAGCCATGGATGCCTTCATGCACTCGGACCTCGTGAAGGCCGTCGTAAGCAGACCGTTCGTCAAGAACGTTTCATCGGTGGACTACGAAGTGAACGAAACGGCATCGAGAATCACTCGTGGTCTGAAGTAGTCACGGCGGCTCGACGACGTCGCGCGCGAGACCGCGCGTCTCACGGCTCGATCACCAGCAACGTGAACGAGTCCGGCTTCATCGCCGGCCGCGCCCCCGCGACCGCCGGCTCGAAGTCCGCGGTCACCGTGTAGAGCACGTGCGTCGTCGCGTCGAGCGTCATCGTCCGCGCTCCGCTCTTCGTCGGCACGGTCTGCACCACGCGGAACGTGCTCGGCCCGCTCTCGCGCACCACTGTGATCGTGCCGTCCTCGCCGTTCGACGCGAACACGAGCCCGCGCTCGGCGTCGAACGCCGTCGCGTCCGGGCCGCCGCCGATCTTCACCGTCGCCACCACCTTCCGCGCGTCGGGGTCGGACACCGCCATCACGTCGTCGCACACCGAGAACAGCCGCCGGTGCTCGCGGTCGATCGCCAGCCCGCTCGGCTCCTCGCACGGCTTGATCGACCACCGCGCCGTCACCGCCATCGTGCGCGTGTCGATCGCCGCGATCTCGCCGCGGTCCTCGATGTTCACCCACAGCATCCCGCGCCCGTCGG
This DNA window, taken from Gemmatirosa kalamazoonensis, encodes the following:
- a CDS encoding YdhR family protein → MQAQIITYQLDDISQAEYLRKMVEPDAPVLANVNGLISKVWLADEERNAFGGFYLWESKEAMDAFMHSDLVKAVVSRPFVKNVSSVDYEVNETASRITRGLK
- a CDS encoding methyltransferase family protein gives rise to the protein MPLREEFVSAGNWLFRWRSYLPVVLFVPVVVVTWARARAGEVPVPDRGWDLFCLLVSMAGVAVRALAIGSAPAGTSGRNTAEGQIASTVNTTGMYSIVRHPLYVGNFLNWLGVALFPRSAWLALVISLAFWLYYERIMFAEEEFLRGKFGDVYERWAAETPAFLPDPRRWRAPTLPFSGRNVLKREYSAVFGVVACLTALDVVRESAARGEAAVDPMWVGIFLAGLVLYLLLRTLKRHSSVLHVEGR